GTCTTGATGAGCGCGGTGCCAATGCGCGTGCCGTTCTTCTGCTGCTCCTCCTGGGCCTTGCGCAGTTGCTGGACCGAGATCAGGTTCTCACGGACCAGCAGTTCACCAAGTCGACCGGACATTCAAAAAGCCTCGAGCGTGGGGATGACAATCGTGGCCACCGCCGTGGGAACGGCGGAAACCAAAAAGATGCGCGGGGTTACGGGCGCATGAGCCCCAAGATTAAAGAGAGGGAGACGCGAGCCTGTCAAGGCGCCGTCCCTGGCTCCCTCTCCGACCAAGCCATTGAAACCGCTTGGGAAACCTTCAGTCGGATGCCCGGGCGATCACCACCCGGGCGGCCTCGACGTCCCGCTTGATTTGTCCCACGAGTTCGGCCACGGAACCGAACCGGTGCTCCGGGCGCAGCCGCTCGAGGAACTCCACCCGCAGCTCGCGGCCATAGAGGTCCGCGCTGTAGTCGAGCAGATGCGCCTCGATCGTGACCTCGTTGATACCGAAGGTGGGCTTGACGCCGATGTTGGCCACGCCCGGCAGCCAGGGCGCCTGGAGGGCCTCGCGGAAGCGCACGCGGATGGCGTACACACCGGCGGCCGGCCGCAGCTCGTTCTGGGTGTCCACGTTGGCGGTGGGAAAGCCGATGCCCCGGCCGCGCCCCTGGCCCCGCACGACCGTGCCCTCCAAATCGAAGGGACGGCCGAGCAGGCGCTGCGCCGCGCCCACCCGGCCCTCGAGGATGTACTCGCGAACCTTGGAGGAGGAGGCCACGAGCCCATCCACCGTGACGGGCTCCACGCAGTGCACCTGGGCGCCCCGGGCCGCCGCGGCCTCACGCAGGGTGTCCACGCTGCCCCCGCGCGCCGCCCCGTAGGTGAAGTCATGGCCCACCACGAGGTGGCGCGCGCCCAGCACGTCCAGCAGCGAGGCCTCGAAGTCGCGCGGCGACAGGCGGGCGTAGTCGCGCGTGAAGGGCTGCACCACCGCCGCGTCCAGCCCGAACGACTCGAAGAGCTCCAGCTTGCGCGGCAAGAGGGTGATGAGCTTGGGCGCCATCTCCGGCTGGAGCACCTTGCCCGGATGCGGCTGGAACGTCAGCGCGGCGACGAGCGTGCCGTGGCGCCGCGCCTCCGCGAAGAGCGCCTGGTGGCCCAGGTGCACGCCATCGAAGTTGCCCAGCGCGAGCGCACAACCCGAGAGCTCGCGCGCCTCCGTCACCCCGTGGAAGACCTTCATGGAGCGCCCATATAGCGCCAAACCCGTCGCTTTGCCCTGGCCAGACCGCCCCGCCCCGTGCGAAGAGGCCCACAGCCTCCCGCATCCTTCATGGCCCGTCCTCCCCTGCTCCCCGACCCCGTGGGCCTGCATCTGGCCCGCCTCGATGCTCCCCCCGACTGGGACGCCGAGTTCGGCTTCGCCGGCCCCCTGGAACTGGAAATCGGCTCCGGCGCGGGCGGCCACGCCCTCGAGTACTGCCGCCGCAACCCCGGCACGCGCTTCGTCGCCTTCGAGTGGCGCAAGAAGTACGCGCGCGACACCCAGGACCGCGGCAACAAGCTGGGCCTGAAGAACCTGCGCGTACTCGAGGCGGATGCCCGCTCCATCGTGCCGCGCCTGTTCGCCGCCGGCTCGCTCGACGCCATCCACCTGCAGTTTCCCGACCCCTGGTGGAAGCGCGCCCACTTCAAGCGCGCCGTCGTCCAGCCCGACTTCGCCCGGCTGCTGCTCGACAAGCTCAAGCCCGGCGGCCTCTTCGACATGCGCACCGACGTGCAGGACCGCGCCGTCGCCATGCTCTCCATCCTCGAGGAGGCCGGCTTCGTCAACCCGCTGGGCCAGGGCGTCTTCCACCCCTACGATCCCGAGGAAGTCCCCTCCACGCGCGAGCGGCGCTACCTGACGAGCGGCGAGCCCGTCTACCGCGCCCGCCTGCGCAAGCCCGCCTGAGTGCCCTCCCGGGGGCACGCACGGCCGTGTCGTGCCGTGTGCGCGCGGGGCGCTTCACCCCGGCTGGAGGGAGGACGGCTTGGCATCCCCCCCTCGTTCGGGGAACAATCCCTTCCTCACGGCGGTCCGAAATACTCCGAGGCACGAACGGCAGCGACATGGCGGACAGCGCGAAGAAGACGGCAGAAGCGGCACGCCGGGCCCCTCCCCCCAACCCCCTGGCCGACCGCACCATCCTGATCGTCGACGATGACCCGGCCAACATCCAGCACGTGCGCGAGGGGCTCGCCGGCCCGGGCTACCGCTTCCGCGAGGCCCATGACGGCACCGAGGCCCTGCGCTCGCTGCGCGAGGCACGGCCGGACCTCATCATCATGGACGTGGAGATGCCGCGGCTGGGCGGCGTCGAGGTGTGCCGCATCATCAAGGCCAACGGCGGCGAGGGGGGCTTCGGCTTCATTCCCGTCATCCTCGTGACGGCGCGGCAGGCGGCCGGCAAGGTGGAGGGGCTGGAGCTGGGCGCGGACGACTACCTCGTCAAACCCTTCGACATGCTGGAGCTGTCCGCGCGCGTGAAGTCCATGCTGCGGCTCAAGGTGCTGCAGGACGCCCTGGTGGAGAAGAACCGGGAGCTGGACTCCAAGAACCAGGCGCTGGACCGGGCCAACAAGGAGCTCGACCAGAAGCGCGAGGAGCTGCTGCGGCTCACGCGCGTCGACGGACTCACCGGCCTGTACAACCGGCGCTACTTCGAGGAGCGCCTGAGCGAGGAGTTCGCACGCTCCGCGCGCTACCGCTCGCCCCTGTCACTGGTGATGATGGACATCGATCACTTCAAGCGGCTCAACGACACCTACGGCCACCCCTTCGGCGACCAGGTGCTGCGCGCGGTGGCGCAGGCGGTGCGCGGCCGGCTGCGCGAGGTGGACTTCGTGGCGCGCTACGGAGGCGAGGAGTTCATCGCCCTGCTGCCCGAGACCGGCCCCAAGGAGGCCCTGGGGGCGTGCGAGCGCATCCGCGAGGCCGTGGCCTCCGTGCGCCTGGAGTACCGGCCCCCGTCGGGAGACGCACTGGAAGTGCGCTGTACGGCCTCACTGGGCGTGGCCAGCGTGCCCTCCCCGACCCTGTTGGGCGCCGAGGATCTCAAGAAGCAGGCCGACACCTGCCTCTACGCCGCCAAGGCGGGCGGCCGTAATTGCGTTCGCCAGTACAAGGACACGCCACCCGAGTGACGCTGCCCCTTGGCGAGCGCGGCTCTTTGGCCTACATGACAAGACCATGCGCCTGTTTTTCGTGATCTCCCTGCTCCTGCTGTCCGTGCTGCCCCTCGGGGGCTGCAACCGGCCCAGCTACGAGACACCGGTGCGCGCCTACCAGACGTTCCTCCGGGCCGTGCAGCGGGGAGATGAGAAAACCGCCTACTCCGCCCTCTCACAACCTACCCAGGAGGCCCTCAAGCAGAAGGCCCAGACGGTGGCCAACGCCTCCGCGGGCGCGGTGAAGGCGGACCCCGTCGCCTTCTTCTTCGCGAATGTCGCACCTCCACCGGATGTTGCTGAAGTCACGCTCGCGGGCGAGACAGGCGACACGGCGCAGGTGAACGTGGTGTTCTCCCAGGTCCAGAGACAGGTCCGGATGGTCCGTGAGACGTCCGGATGGAAGATAGACCTTACGCAGTCCCTCCAGCAGCCGTGAGGACAGGGACC
The nucleotide sequence above comes from Cystobacter fuscus DSM 2262. Encoded proteins:
- a CDS encoding bifunctional riboflavin kinase/FAD synthetase — encoded protein: MKVFHGVTEARELSGCALALGNFDGVHLGHQALFAEARRHGTLVAALTFQPHPGKVLQPEMAPKLITLLPRKLELFESFGLDAAVVQPFTRDYARLSPRDFEASLLDVLGARHLVVGHDFTYGAARGGSVDTLREAAAARGAQVHCVEPVTVDGLVASSSKVREYILEGRVGAAQRLLGRPFDLEGTVVRGQGRGRGIGFPTANVDTQNELRPAAGVYAIRVRFREALQAPWLPGVANIGVKPTFGINEVTIEAHLLDYSADLYGRELRVEFLERLRPEHRFGSVAELVGQIKRDVEAARVVIARASD
- the trmB gene encoding tRNA (guanosine(46)-N7)-methyltransferase TrmB; amino-acid sequence: MARPPLLPDPVGLHLARLDAPPDWDAEFGFAGPLELEIGSGAGGHALEYCRRNPGTRFVAFEWRKKYARDTQDRGNKLGLKNLRVLEADARSIVPRLFAAGSLDAIHLQFPDPWWKRAHFKRAVVQPDFARLLLDKLKPGGLFDMRTDVQDRAVAMLSILEEAGFVNPLGQGVFHPYDPEEVPSTRERRYLTSGEPVYRARLRKPA
- a CDS encoding diguanylate cyclase, which translates into the protein MADSAKKTAEAARRAPPPNPLADRTILIVDDDPANIQHVREGLAGPGYRFREAHDGTEALRSLREARPDLIIMDVEMPRLGGVEVCRIIKANGGEGGFGFIPVILVTARQAAGKVEGLELGADDYLVKPFDMLELSARVKSMLRLKVLQDALVEKNRELDSKNQALDRANKELDQKREELLRLTRVDGLTGLYNRRYFEERLSEEFARSARYRSPLSLVMMDIDHFKRLNDTYGHPFGDQVLRAVAQAVRGRLREVDFVARYGGEEFIALLPETGPKEALGACERIREAVASVRLEYRPPSGDALEVRCTASLGVASVPSPTLLGAEDLKKQADTCLYAAKAGGRNCVRQYKDTPPE